The following are encoded in a window of Paenibacillaceae bacterium GAS479 genomic DNA:
- a CDS encoding Chlorophyllase, giving the protein MSVDRTQIQLNRRSQPKRTAHLRRVPAPAERDTVFWRRAMTAIWIAAAFLCGATSLGLPLGFGASLDIMVMTLIGTIVLALGSWLIAWLLAVIRLPMPRLFLGGCLTLAGGMLTVLLVIETTLLAALLLSVTYAFVAAGAGIVFALVCSRLSPRRPRPHLVVVAAAFTLLLVPLGIDFSASGLGGSLDDSADSDAPINRVESGSYAYSVLTYGSGVGRRDEFSGGADVLTETVDGSAMLTSWSGLQSWYWGFEPERLPINGTLWLPQGKGPFPLVLIVHGNHIALQPSDQGYSYLGDLLAGKGYAVASVDQNFFNYSPWSGISDSDMRLRAWMLLRHLEELRRLSGEPGQLLSGRLDTDKVLLIGHSRGGQAAAMAADAGRWFSGEEDLRASIVGVAAIAPTDMVVEGKQAQLRDVSYLTLHGSRDADLTVFYGERQYNRTSYSAGSDGFKSAFYIQNANHSRFNSDWGTMDISLPGGLLLNQQGVLSSERQRDAAAFYIGAFADAVLGGDEQARKRLLPNTGVSTGQPGLGVLSQYNEASEQTIADFESGDKTKPGRGVSASASPLFVWSEESLPDRNGDVKGSRGAVLSWHSAGQSSILPDSTKVSTESVTSNSEGGWLRLTGLPSPADTELGGLSFAVTNRSWDLCQRKKACQPQALQLSVVLRDLSGREAEVELSTPLTAPRQDNFMRLAWLDSGISKGKYSRPPEPVRQTIRLSFQQFRSVNSRINMRALDYIELRFRSQSGGGSKLMVDDVNWYSGS; this is encoded by the coding sequence TTGTCAGTTGATAGGACACAAATACAGCTTAACCGCCGGTCGCAGCCGAAGCGGACGGCTCATCTGCGGCGAGTTCCGGCTCCGGCAGAGCGGGATACCGTCTTTTGGAGACGGGCAATGACCGCCATTTGGATTGCTGCAGCTTTTCTGTGTGGGGCCACATCACTAGGCTTGCCGCTTGGCTTCGGTGCGTCACTGGATATTATGGTTATGACACTGATCGGCACGATAGTGCTGGCGCTCGGTTCCTGGCTAATCGCTTGGTTGCTAGCAGTAATTCGGCTGCCGATGCCGCGACTGTTCCTCGGAGGCTGTTTGACCCTTGCCGGTGGTATGTTGACCGTTCTGCTCGTCATTGAGACGACGCTGCTTGCTGCATTGCTGCTCTCTGTTACTTATGCGTTTGTTGCTGCTGGGGCGGGCATCGTTTTCGCTCTAGTGTGCTCAAGACTTTCGCCGCGGCGTCCTCGCCCGCATTTGGTTGTTGTCGCAGCAGCTTTTACGTTATTGCTGGTCCCTCTAGGTATTGATTTTTCAGCAAGTGGATTAGGTGGCAGTTTAGATGACAGTGCGGATTCCGATGCTCCGATTAACAGAGTTGAGTCAGGAAGTTATGCGTATTCCGTTCTGACATACGGGAGCGGAGTAGGTAGAAGAGACGAGTTTTCGGGTGGGGCTGATGTGCTTACGGAAACCGTTGACGGTTCTGCAATGCTGACTTCCTGGAGCGGCCTTCAGTCCTGGTATTGGGGCTTCGAGCCAGAGAGGCTGCCGATAAACGGTACTCTTTGGCTGCCGCAAGGGAAAGGACCCTTTCCGCTTGTCCTTATCGTGCATGGGAACCATATTGCGCTTCAGCCGTCCGACCAGGGCTATAGTTATTTGGGAGATCTGCTGGCGGGCAAAGGTTATGCCGTAGCTTCAGTAGATCAAAACTTCTTCAATTATTCGCCTTGGAGCGGAATATCGGATTCCGATATGCGTCTCAGAGCCTGGATGCTGCTGCGTCATTTGGAAGAATTGCGGCGGCTGTCAGGTGAGCCAGGACAGTTGCTTTCCGGTCGATTGGACACGGATAAAGTGCTGCTGATCGGTCACTCCCGAGGAGGACAGGCGGCGGCGATGGCAGCTGATGCTGGGCGCTGGTTCAGCGGCGAAGAAGATCTCCGTGCTTCCATTGTCGGGGTTGCCGCTATTGCACCGACAGATATGGTCGTTGAGGGCAAGCAGGCGCAGCTGCGGGATGTCAGTTATTTAACGCTGCATGGTTCGCGGGATGCGGATTTGACAGTTTTTTATGGAGAGAGGCAATATAATCGTACTAGCTACAGCGCCGGCTCGGATGGGTTCAAGAGCGCATTTTACATCCAAAATGCCAACCATAGCCGATTCAACAGCGATTGGGGTACGATGGACATTTCGCTTCCTGGCGGTTTGCTGCTAAATCAGCAAGGGGTGCTTAGCAGCGAGCGGCAACGGGATGCGGCGGCTTTTTATATTGGAGCTTTTGCTGATGCAGTGCTCGGGGGGGACGAGCAGGCGCGTAAACGACTGCTTCCGAACACAGGCGTGTCAACGGGTCAGCCGGGACTTGGCGTTCTCAGTCAGTACAACGAGGCGAGCGAACAGACGATAGCGGATTTCGAGAGTGGTGACAAAACGAAGCCGGGGAGAGGTGTTTCCGCTTCCGCTTCACCGCTGTTTGTTTGGTCCGAGGAGTCGCTGCCAGACCGTAACGGCGATGTCAAAGGAAGCCGCGGAGCTGTGCTGAGCTGGCATTCGGCAGGCCAAAGCTCCATCCTGCCGGATTCGACCAAGGTTAGCACCGAGAGTGTAACTTCCAACTCCGAAGGTGGCTGGCTGCGGCTCACCGGTCTGCCGTCCCCGGCTGACACCGAGCTTGGTGGCTTGAGCTTCGCGGTTACTAACCGCAGCTGGGATCTGTGCCAGCGCAAAAAGGCTTGTCAGCCACAGGCGCTGCAGTTGTCAGTCGTTTTGCGTGACCTCAGCGGGCGCGAGGCGGAAGTTGAGCTGTCCACACCGTTGACCGCTCCTCGGCAGGATAACTTTATGCGCCTCGCCTGGCTGGACAGCGGGATCAGCAAAGGTAAATACAGTCGTCCGCCGGAGCCGGTCCGTCAAACGATCCGATTGTCATTCCAGCAATTCCGAAGCGTTAATTCTAGGATTAACATGAGAGCGCTAGATTACATTGAGTTGAGGTTCCGTTCGCAAAGCGGGGGCGGCAGCAAGCTAATGGTAGATGATGTTAATTGGTATAGTGGTAGTTGA
- a CDS encoding ribosomal-protein-serine acetyltransferase, translating to MFACELENGLHLGLLRISDAKALYRTVERNRAVLEAWLPWVHQIENAADMKNYVRFECKRYKEGKAMSAVIFDGSEAAGLISYQELDFRNRKVTLGYWLDSARQGKGIMTDAAAGMIRFAFATLDLNRVEIRARADNRRSCAVAERLGFKQEGVLRQEEYSGGVYRDHIVYGLLEADWKRQETGGDDFNRITV from the coding sequence ATGTTTGCTTGCGAGCTTGAAAATGGCCTGCATCTGGGGCTGCTCCGTATCTCCGACGCAAAAGCGCTTTATCGTACCGTAGAAAGGAACCGTGCCGTTTTGGAGGCATGGCTGCCATGGGTGCACCAGATTGAGAATGCTGCGGATATGAAGAATTATGTCCGTTTTGAATGTAAGCGCTACAAGGAAGGTAAAGCGATGTCTGCTGTGATTTTCGATGGATCTGAAGCAGCAGGTTTGATCAGCTACCAGGAGCTCGATTTTCGCAACCGGAAAGTTACGCTCGGATACTGGCTGGACTCTGCCCGGCAGGGCAAAGGAATCATGACGGATGCTGCCGCTGGGATGATTCGATTCGCCTTTGCAACACTTGACCTGAACCGAGTGGAGATTCGGGCTCGCGCCGACAACCGGCGCAGCTGCGCCGTAGCGGAAAGACTCGGTTTTAAACAAGAGGGAGTGCTGAGACAGGAGGAATACAGCGGGGGAGTTTATCGCGACCATATTGTATACGGGCTGCTGGAAGCTGACTGGAAACGCCAGGAAACGGGCGGGGACGATTTTAATCGAATTACCGTTTGA
- a CDS encoding aminopeptidase, translating to MSKLHQQIERYADLIIQVGVRIQSGQKLVINASLDSVDLVRVLVRKAYKAGAFSVKVNWADDAISRARYELAPDEAFLEEPKWYAAEMMDLAEQGAAIISVVSSDPDLLKGIAKERITNHQKTYGKAMSTYRQMMQSDKFSWCVVAAPSKAWASKVFPGSTEEEQYVSLWNAILKAVRCDLDDPVAAWEEHIAGLNSRSEHLNSRKYKKLHYTAPGTDLTIELPKGHIWVAADSTNANGIPFVANLPTEEVFTAAQADGVNGYVSSTKPLSYGGNIIDNFKLTFENGSVVKAEAERGLETLEGLLDMDAGARRIGEVALVPFDSPISRSNILYYNTLFDENASNHLALGSAYAFNLEGGKELSQDELAKRGLNTSITHVDFMIGSADMNIDGIAEDGSSEPIFRSGNWAF from the coding sequence TTGAGCAAACTACATCAGCAAATTGAACGTTACGCAGATCTGATCATCCAAGTGGGCGTCCGTATACAGTCCGGCCAAAAGCTGGTCATCAACGCTTCTCTTGATTCCGTCGATCTGGTCCGAGTACTTGTTCGCAAAGCTTATAAGGCGGGAGCATTCTCCGTCAAGGTCAACTGGGCAGATGACGCGATCTCACGCGCTCGATATGAACTAGCTCCGGATGAAGCATTCCTGGAAGAGCCAAAATGGTATGCCGCCGAGATGATGGATCTCGCTGAGCAAGGAGCTGCGATTATCAGCGTTGTATCGTCGGATCCCGACCTGCTGAAGGGCATCGCTAAGGAACGCATTACGAATCATCAGAAAACATACGGCAAAGCAATGTCTACATACCGTCAGATGATGCAATCCGATAAATTCAGCTGGTGCGTCGTTGCTGCGCCTTCCAAAGCATGGGCTTCCAAGGTGTTCCCTGGATCAACCGAAGAGGAGCAATACGTCAGCCTATGGAACGCCATTTTAAAAGCAGTCCGCTGTGATCTCGATGATCCTGTTGCGGCTTGGGAAGAACATATTGCAGGTCTGAATTCCCGTTCGGAGCACCTTAATTCGCGGAAGTACAAAAAGCTGCACTATACCGCTCCAGGCACGGATCTGACAATCGAGCTGCCAAAAGGCCACATCTGGGTCGCGGCTGACAGCACTAATGCAAACGGAATTCCGTTTGTTGCCAACCTACCGACTGAGGAAGTATTCACGGCTGCTCAGGCCGACGGCGTAAATGGTTATGTATCCAGCACGAAGCCGCTCAGCTACGGAGGCAATATCATCGACAACTTCAAGCTGACGTTCGAAAACGGCAGTGTGGTCAAGGCTGAAGCAGAGCGCGGCCTCGAAACGCTGGAAGGATTACTGGACATGGACGCTGGCGCCCGCCGCATCGGGGAAGTAGCGCTTGTGCCTTTCGATTCACCGATCTCGCGTTCCAACATTCTGTATTACAACACGCTGTTTGACGAGAACGCTTCTAATCACCTCGCACTCGGCAGTGCCTACGCCTTCAACCTTGAGGGTGGCAAAGAGCTGTCGCAAGACGAGCTTGCCAAGCGTGGCCTCAATACGAGCATTACGCATGTCGATTTCATGATCGGCTCCGCCGATATGAACATCGATGGAATTGCCGAAGATGGCAGCTCCGAGCCGATCTTCCGCAGCGGCAACTGGGCGTTTTAA
- a CDS encoding disulfide bond formation protein DsbB: MENWNQQAASDEDEYDDEVEYLGFWERYRFYFAWIIALTATLGSLYLSEIKGFIPCDLCWYQRIFMYPLAIILGVAVYKGDRSITRYVIPLAWIGIAIALYHNMLIWFPDLSGIVPCKSGVPCNRDYLNWFGFITIPLLSLTAFTMILACLHIKGRR; encoded by the coding sequence ATGGAGAATTGGAACCAACAAGCAGCCTCCGATGAAGATGAATATGACGATGAGGTGGAGTATCTCGGCTTTTGGGAGCGATACCGGTTCTATTTTGCCTGGATTATCGCACTGACGGCCACACTGGGCAGCTTATATCTTAGCGAAATAAAGGGCTTTATCCCTTGTGATCTTTGCTGGTACCAGCGCATCTTTATGTACCCGCTGGCTATTATACTGGGCGTCGCGGTTTACAAGGGTGATCGCTCGATTACCCGTTATGTGATCCCGCTGGCCTGGATTGGCATTGCGATTGCTCTGTATCACAATATGCTCATTTGGTTCCCGGATCTGTCGGGCATCGTGCCATGCAAATCAGGAGTTCCTTGCAACAGGGATTACCTGAACTGGTTCGGATTCATTACGATTCCGCTGTTGTCGCTGACGGCGTTTACGATGATTCTCGCTTGCCTGCACATCAAAGGCCGCCGTTAA
- a CDS encoding Protein-disulfide isomerase: protein MGQSNSSKKRKKFAYVPPSKKKKGNGGLIWLTIAFAFIAVVIILGINNSSKDSKTLSEPYEFNYSELPRLGDENAPVKLVEFGDYTCDACRAFSVQVKPDLVKDFIEPGKVALYFANYAFIGPGSKTAAIAAESVYLQNPDAFWSYNDAIYANQGDEQTLWATPERMVQIAKDAKLDIDFDKLASDIDAKVGEDKIDDQKKLAEQTLKIPGTPTLFVNGQQIEFRSYGDIKAAIESKLQ from the coding sequence TTGGGCCAATCTAATTCCAGCAAGAAGAGAAAGAAATTCGCTTACGTACCTCCTTCCAAAAAGAAAAAAGGGAACGGGGGCTTAATCTGGCTGACTATCGCCTTTGCTTTCATTGCGGTTGTCATCATTTTGGGCATCAACAACTCATCTAAGGACTCCAAAACATTGTCTGAGCCCTATGAATTCAATTATAGCGAGCTTCCTCGTCTTGGCGATGAGAACGCTCCGGTCAAACTGGTTGAATTCGGGGATTACACTTGTGATGCCTGCAGAGCTTTCTCGGTACAAGTGAAACCGGATCTCGTCAAAGATTTTATTGAACCGGGAAAAGTAGCTCTGTATTTTGCCAATTATGCTTTTATTGGACCTGGCTCTAAAACAGCTGCTATTGCTGCTGAGTCGGTGTATCTGCAAAATCCAGATGCCTTCTGGTCTTACAACGATGCGATATACGCCAATCAGGGCGATGAACAAACTTTATGGGCCACTCCAGAGAGAATGGTGCAAATCGCGAAGGATGCGAAGCTCGACATCGACTTTGACAAGCTGGCCAGCGACATCGATGCGAAGGTTGGCGAGGATAAAATCGACGATCAAAAAAAGCTAGCGGAACAGACGCTTAAAATTCCTGGCACGCCGACCTTGTTCGTTAATGGCCAACAAATCGAATTCAGAAGTTACGGAGACATCAAGGCTGCGATTGAGAGCAAGCTCCAATAA